Proteins encoded by one window of Clostridium bornimense:
- the fliG gene encoding flagellar motor switch protein FliG: MAKDKGLTGVQKAAILFITLGPEASANIINKLPERDIQRITYEIANTTTVSTTEKSEILEEFIQMNKAKDYILEGGFDYAKDLLSKALGNQKAKEILDKVSEETQQYRPFALARKADSIQLLNIISNEHPQTIALILCHINVDKAAQILSELPQEVQEEVAYRIAVMNTTSPTVIKEVEKTLNMKLSSIVRNEVTSIGGLQSIVDILNQVDRSTEKNIMEALERQDPEIAEKVKESMFVFEDIIALDDVAIQRILREVDGKDLALALKGSSEEVSEVIFRNQSKRAAASMKEDIEFLGPVRIADVEKAQTKILAVIRRLDENGEIVIARGGEDAVII, from the coding sequence GTGGCTAAAGATAAAGGATTAACAGGAGTTCAAAAAGCAGCAATTTTATTTATTACTTTAGGACCAGAAGCCTCTGCCAATATAATAAATAAATTGCCAGAAAGAGATATTCAAAGAATTACTTATGAAATTGCAAATACTACTACAGTAAGCACTACAGAAAAGTCAGAGATACTTGAAGAATTTATTCAAATGAATAAAGCTAAAGATTATATTTTAGAGGGTGGATTTGATTATGCTAAGGATCTTTTAAGTAAGGCGTTAGGTAATCAGAAGGCAAAAGAGATTTTAGATAAGGTATCTGAAGAGACTCAGCAATATAGACCATTTGCACTTGCTAGAAAAGCTGACTCAATACAATTACTTAATATAATTTCAAATGAACATCCACAAACTATAGCATTGATACTTTGTCATATAAATGTAGATAAAGCAGCTCAGATTTTATCAGAATTACCTCAAGAAGTACAAGAGGAAGTGGCGTATAGAATAGCGGTTATGAATACTACATCGCCTACAGTGATAAAGGAAGTAGAAAAAACATTAAATATGAAATTGTCATCAATAGTAAGAAATGAAGTTACATCAATTGGAGGACTACAATCAATTGTTGATATATTAAATCAAGTTGATAGAAGTACAGAAAAGAATATTATGGAAGCATTAGAAAGACAAGATCCAGAAATTGCTGAAAAAGTTAAGGAATCAATGTTTGTCTTTGAAGATATTATTGCTCTTGATGATGTAGCAATTCAAAGAATATTAAGAGAAGTAGATGGAAAAGATTTAGCGTTAGCATTGAAAGGATCTTCAGAGGAAGTATCAGAAGTTATTTTCAGAAATCAATCAAAGAGAGCTGCTGCTTCAATGAAGGAAGATATAGAATTCTTAGGGCCAGTTAGAATTGCTGATGTTGAAAAGGCACAAACTAAGATTTTAGCGGTTATAAGAAGACTTGATGAAAATGGAGAAATTGTAATTGCTAGAGGTGGGGAAGATGCTGTTATCATCTAA
- a CDS encoding OmpA/MotB family protein, giving the protein MARRKRPRSDSGGGSEWLNTYADMVTLLLTFFILMFSMSTMDAKKFEALANAFKSVLAGESGSTIFENTLSEGLENTTGAQAEISMEQGHNSEYEEIYSAVEELIDENNLQEVAQVKEDNRGVIIELKDKILFDSGKAEIKEISIPVLDKIYEVIAKLPNTIEIQGHTDNVPISNSSYKDNFSLSGARAYAVLDYYRSKGIPGDRLNYRGMGEFSPIAPNDTDENRSMNRRVNILIEVSGKGN; this is encoded by the coding sequence ATGGCTAGAAGAAAGAGACCAAGAAGTGACTCAGGTGGTGGTAGTGAGTGGTTAAATACATATGCCGATATGGTTACATTACTTTTAACTTTCTTTATCTTAATGTTTTCAATGTCTACGATGGATGCAAAGAAATTCGAAGCTTTAGCTAATGCTTTTAAATCTGTTTTAGCAGGAGAGTCAGGATCAACAATTTTTGAGAATACTTTATCAGAAGGACTTGAAAATACAACAGGTGCACAAGCAGAAATTAGCATGGAGCAGGGTCATAATAGTGAATATGAGGAAATTTACAGTGCAGTTGAAGAACTTATAGATGAAAATAATCTTCAAGAAGTAGCTCAAGTTAAAGAAGATAATAGAGGAGTAATAATAGAATTAAAGGATAAGATTTTATTTGATTCTGGAAAAGCGGAAATAAAGGAGATATCTATTCCTGTGTTAGATAAGATTTATGAAGTTATTGCTAAGTTGCCAAATACTATTGAAATACAAGGACATACTGATAATGTACCGATATCAAATTCTTCATATAAAGATAATTTTTCTTTATCAGGAGCAAGGGCATATGCAGTATTAGATTATTATAGAAGTAAGGGGATACCAGGCGATAGATTAAATTACAGAGGAATGGGAGAGTTTTCACCAATAGCACCTAATGATACCGATGAAAATAGATCTATGAATAGAAGAGTTAATATATTAATTGAAGTAAGTGGGAAGGGGAATTAA
- the fliI gene encoding flagellar protein export ATPase FliI, with protein MINIDFQGIAKRIEKITPYKYQGTVTRVVGLTIEAEGIKAAVGEVCIINNIKKDVIKCEVVGFKEDTVILMPLGELTGIAPGCKVEPLGHPLSVNCGEHLLGKILDGLGNPLDGEDNEKGVPYPLEAMPPDPLRRKRITTILPTGVRAIDGLLTMGEGQRVGIFAGSGVGKSTTLGMIAREAKGDINVIALIGERGREVRDFIERDLGEEGMKRSVVVCATSDQSALVRLKGAFTATAIAEYFRDQGKKVILMMDSVTRFAMAQREIGLAIGEPPATKGYTPSVFSMLPKLMERSGTSDKGSITAFYTVLVDGDDFNEPIADAVRGILDGHIVLSRSLAAKNHYPAIEVLKSVSRLMSEIADKNHKNDASKLRDLLATYENSEDLINIGAYVKGSNPNIDKAIECHDSILGFLKQGIDESTSFEEVKEKLAKSISV; from the coding sequence ATGATTAATATTGATTTTCAAGGAATAGCTAAGCGAATAGAGAAAATTACTCCTTATAAATATCAAGGAACAGTAACTAGAGTTGTAGGACTTACTATAGAGGCAGAAGGTATCAAAGCAGCTGTAGGTGAGGTATGTATCATCAATAATATAAAAAAAGATGTAATCAAGTGTGAAGTAGTTGGATTTAAAGAGGATACAGTAATATTGATGCCACTAGGTGAATTAACAGGAATAGCTCCAGGTTGTAAGGTGGAGCCACTAGGGCATCCTCTTTCAGTTAATTGTGGAGAGCATTTATTAGGTAAGATATTAGATGGACTTGGAAATCCTTTAGATGGTGAAGATAATGAAAAGGGTGTTCCATATCCATTAGAGGCAATGCCACCAGATCCTTTAAGAAGAAAAAGAATTACAACGATTCTTCCCACAGGAGTAAGAGCCATTGATGGACTGCTTACTATGGGTGAAGGTCAAAGAGTGGGGATTTTTGCAGGATCCGGTGTAGGTAAAAGTACTACACTTGGAATGATTGCAAGAGAAGCTAAGGGAGATATAAATGTAATTGCGCTTATTGGAGAAAGAGGAAGAGAAGTAAGAGATTTTATTGAAAGAGATCTTGGTGAAGAAGGAATGAAAAGGTCTGTTGTTGTTTGTGCTACTTCTGATCAGTCAGCATTAGTAAGACTTAAAGGAGCTTTCACAGCTACAGCTATAGCTGAATATTTCAGAGATCAGGGGAAAAAGGTAATTTTGATGATGGATTCTGTCACAAGATTTGCTATGGCTCAGAGAGAAATTGGTCTTGCTATTGGAGAACCTCCAGCAACGAAAGGGTATACACCATCAGTTTTTTCAATGTTACCTAAACTTATGGAGAGATCTGGAACTAGTGATAAAGGATCAATAACAGCTTTTTATACTGTTTTAGTTGATGGAGATGACTTTAATGAACCTATAGCTGATGCAGTAAGAGGTATTTTAGATGGACATATAGTGTTATCAAGATCCCTTGCTGCTAAAAATCATTATCCAGCTATAGAAGTATTAAAATCAGTATCGAGACTTATGAGTGAGATAGCTGATAAAAATCATAAAAACGATGCATCAAAACTTAGAGATCTTTTAGCTACTTATGAAAATTCTGAAGATTTGATAAATATAGGAGCATATGTAAAGGGGAGTAATCCTAATATAGATAAAGCTATAGAATGTCATGATTCAATTTTAGGATTTTTAAAGCAAGGTATAGATGAAAGTACTTCTTTTGAAGAAGTCAAAGAGAAATTAGCAAAAAGCATTTCTGTTTAA
- a CDS encoding flagellar biosynthetic protein FliO, with protein sequence MDIFISILQLFLVLPIILILIYISIKVGGRKLDTLNKNRYIKIIERVPLNKDNNIYLIKLGQEYYVATSNNGSFEIIKELSKDEGTKLEENKEIPQYDSFKDFIYDIKSKFRKNEEKK encoded by the coding sequence ATGGATATATTTATTTCAATACTTCAATTGTTTTTAGTACTTCCTATAATATTAATTTTAATATATATATCAATAAAAGTTGGAGGAAGAAAATTAGATACTCTAAATAAAAATAGGTATATAAAAATTATAGAAAGAGTTCCTTTAAATAAAGATAATAATATTTATCTTATAAAGTTAGGACAAGAGTATTATGTTGCAACTTCTAACAATGGATCATTTGAAATTATTAAAGAATTATCTAAAGATGAAGGTACTAAGTTAGAGGAAAATAAGGAAATACCACAGTATGATAGTTTTAAGGATTTTATTTACGATATAAAATCTAAATTTAGAAAAAATGAGGAAAAGAAATGA
- the fliJ gene encoding flagellar export protein FliJ — MEKFHFRLEKLLEIRRSLEDESKRKFKSAQDEKIKVEEELQNLKDKYKETSKNKNCSTILEYKIVNNYMNFLDKRIAEEKINLKNKTIAVEEKRKELIDKQRDRQAVEKLRENKYLEYVKEVQAIEQKNNDEFALYGFIRNTERG; from the coding sequence ATGGAAAAATTCCATTTTAGATTAGAAAAATTATTGGAAATAAGAAGAAGTTTAGAAGATGAAAGTAAAAGAAAATTTAAAAGTGCTCAAGATGAAAAAATAAAAGTAGAAGAAGAGTTGCAAAATTTGAAAGATAAGTATAAAGAAACTTCTAAAAATAAAAATTGCTCTACAATTCTAGAATATAAGATAGTTAATAATTATATGAATTTTCTTGATAAAAGGATAGCAGAGGAAAAAATAAATCTTAAGAATAAAACGATAGCAGTAGAAGAAAAAAGAAAAGAATTAATAGATAAACAAAGAGATAGACAAGCTGTTGAAAAGTTAAGGGAAAATAAGTATTTAGAATATGTTAAGGAAGTTCAAGCCATAGAGCAAAAAAATAATGATGAATTCGCATTATATGGGTTTATTAGAAATACTGAAAGGGGGTGA
- a CDS encoding flagellar hook protein FlgE encodes MIKSMYSGITGLKANQTKLDVIGNNIANVGTTSFKSQSVNFKDALSQTLNSSSAPGYSVGGTNASQIGLGVQVGSIVTNMAQGNLQTTGSNLDVALDGDGFFIVARGATPVSNNSSVSVDSTYHTMGAGNGLEVSYTRDGSFALDSEGNLLTSDGYRVMGYPISEKGGNVASIDYASNGTCNFVDADSKKGIAASSDNLVPLKITDTVHVSASNYNKVEMTYTGSGVVADVNPITVSTGGSYKYDGDLNITVSFNAESKMYMLSVNGNTPVSIENKDSYKTAKTGITVDGKETTLADLGITIDGLDNYTGVQTDVNAAKKDSFNLVVYAEADKKIRNFSIEKDGLIKGVLEDGRVTVFGQIAMASFKNPAGLEKQGNNLYSVSSNSGNPVVRSATGCEEINDNSSGFGSALNGYLEMSNVDLSEQFTEMIVASRAFQASSKAITTGDEILQELVNLKR; translated from the coding sequence ATGATAAAAAGTATGTATTCAGGAATAACGGGATTAAAGGCGAATCAAACTAAGCTTGATGTTATAGGGAACAATATAGCAAACGTAGGAACAACATCCTTTAAATCTCAAAGTGTTAATTTTAAAGATGCATTAAGTCAAACTTTAAATAGTTCATCAGCACCAGGATATAGTGTTGGAGGAACTAATGCATCACAAATAGGATTAGGTGTACAAGTTGGATCTATTGTAACAAATATGGCTCAAGGGAATTTACAAACAACAGGAAGTAATCTTGATGTAGCTTTAGATGGAGATGGATTTTTTATCGTAGCGAGAGGTGCAACTCCGGTATCTAACAATTCTAGTGTTAGTGTAGATTCAACTTATCATACTATGGGAGCAGGTAATGGTCTTGAAGTAAGTTATACTAGAGACGGTTCTTTTGCACTAGATTCTGAAGGAAATTTATTAACTTCAGATGGATATAGAGTTATGGGTTATCCAATATCTGAAAAAGGTGGAAATGTAGCAAGTATAGATTATGCTAGTAATGGTACTTGTAATTTTGTAGATGCCGATTCTAAAAAGGGAATAGCGGCTTCTTCAGATAATTTAGTACCATTAAAAATTACTGATACAGTGCATGTTTCAGCTAGCAACTATAATAAGGTGGAAATGACATATACAGGATCAGGAGTCGTTGCAGATGTAAACCCTATTACAGTATCTACTGGTGGATCTTATAAATATGATGGTGACTTAAACATTACGGTATCATTTAATGCAGAAAGTAAAATGTATATGTTGTCTGTTAATGGAAATACACCAGTAAGTATAGAAAATAAAGATAGTTATAAAACTGCAAAAACAGGAATAACTGTAGATGGAAAAGAAACTACATTAGCTGATTTAGGTATAACTATTGATGGATTAGATAATTATACAGGAGTTCAAACAGATGTAAATGCAGCAAAAAAAGACTCTTTTAATTTGGTTGTATATGCAGAAGCAGATAAGAAGATAAGAAACTTTTCTATAGAAAAAGATGGATTAATTAAAGGGGTTCTTGAAGATGGTAGAGTTACAGTTTTCGGTCAAATAGCTATGGCATCATTTAAAAACCCAGCAGGATTAGAGAAACAAGGAAATAATCTATATTCTGTTTCATCAAACTCAGGAAATCCAGTTGTAAGAAGTGCTACTGGATGTGAAGAGATTAATGATAACTCATCTGGGTTTGGATCAGCTTTAAATGGTTATTTAGAAATGTCTAATGTAGACTTATCAGAACAGTTTACAGAAATGATTGTTGCAAGTAGAGCATTCCAAGCTAGCAGTAAAGCAATAACAACTGGAGACGAAATATTGCAAGAATTAGTTAACTTGAAAAGATAG
- a CDS encoding flagellar FlbD family protein, whose protein sequence is MIKLIGFNSKEIVLNSELIEKIEEVPETLVTLVNGKKIIVKDTVDEVIEKVIDYKRKIHI, encoded by the coding sequence ATGATTAAGTTAATTGGTTTTAATAGTAAAGAGATTGTTTTAAACAGTGAGCTTATTGAAAAAATAGAAGAAGTCCCAGAGACGTTAGTTACTTTAGTTAATGGAAAAAAGATTATAGTTAAGGATACCGTTGATGAAGTGATAGAAAAGGTAATAGATTATAAAAGAAAGATACATATTTAA
- a CDS encoding flagellar hook-length control protein FliK, protein MRKIGNSIASFIDTINNMNSAEKSTGRDINIKSSNSFKECLDTKNKSIKNENSKEKDFFVKNSNTIDDTAKIKKDDGKNSIEDKPSKVDSEESDSKEYDAIEELLLMLLNGKINDNYDYEKVISENEFLSEEVKTMILDLFSMYNSTENNDKTLIEGKSESSIADIMKLLKNDSSVDKEALDSILESVKRNSSEVESPKEILNYIKANVIKETNTDNNDILENKTTLINSIDENNIDLNSENNETSSESKNQEQTNKEDTFLTSLIEGNDNVKSEGNLMQVPKMVFEPLKDVKESAPALTNKTNIVEDIIKSVKYIRDESVKEIVLKVVPRNLGEVVISLSMDKGVMKANVATNNAETYSLLATKIEEMNKILNEFKVESFDLTYMNNSEYGEKNKEGNDQNSFQGNGKSSFISIEDDVIEETSDEIYSNIDMLA, encoded by the coding sequence GTGAGAAAAATAGGGAATAGTATAGCAAGCTTTATAGATACGATTAATAATATGAATTCAGCTGAAAAATCTACTGGCAGAGATATAAATATTAAAAGTAGCAATAGTTTCAAAGAATGTTTAGATACAAAAAATAAAAGTATTAAAAATGAGAATAGCAAAGAAAAAGATTTTTTTGTAAAAAATTCTAATACTATAGACGATACTGCCAAAATTAAAAAAGATGATGGAAAAAATTCTATAGAAGATAAACCATCAAAAGTAGATAGTGAAGAAAGTGATAGTAAGGAATATGATGCTATTGAAGAGTTATTATTAATGCTTTTAAATGGTAAAATAAATGATAACTATGATTACGAAAAAGTAATTAGTGAAAATGAATTTCTGTCAGAAGAAGTTAAGACTATGATTTTAGATTTATTTTCTATGTATAATTCTACTGAAAATAATGACAAAACTTTGATTGAAGGTAAGAGCGAAAGTTCTATAGCTGATATTATGAAATTGTTGAAAAATGATTCATCTGTAGATAAAGAAGCGTTAGATAGTATATTAGAGTCAGTAAAAAGAAATAGTAGTGAGGTAGAGTCGCCTAAAGAAATTCTAAATTATATTAAAGCAAATGTAATAAAAGAAACTAATACTGATAATAATGATATCTTAGAAAATAAAACTACTTTAATAAATTCTATAGATGAAAATAATATCGATTTAAATAGTGAAAATAATGAAACTAGCAGTGAAAGTAAAAATCAGGAACAAACAAATAAAGAAGATACATTTCTTACATCATTAATAGAAGGAAATGATAATGTAAAAAGTGAAGGGAATTTGATGCAAGTTCCAAAGATGGTATTTGAACCATTAAAAGATGTAAAGGAATCAGCACCTGCACTGACAAACAAAACTAATATTGTGGAAGATATAATAAAATCAGTGAAATATATCAGGGATGAATCTGTTAAAGAGATTGTATTGAAAGTGGTTCCAAGGAATTTAGGAGAGGTAGTAATTTCTCTTTCTATGGATAAAGGTGTTATGAAAGCTAATGTTGCTACAAATAATGCTGAGACCTATAGTTTATTAGCTACAAAAATAGAAGAAATGAATAAAATATTAAACGAATTTAAGGTAGAAAGTTTTGACTTAACTTATATGAATAATAGTGAGTATGGTGAAAAAAATAAAGAAGGTAATGATCAGAATAGTTTTCAGGGAAATGGTAAATCATCCTTTATTAGTATAGAAGATGATGTAATTGAAGAAACAAGTGATGAAATTTACTCTAATATAGACATGCTTGCATAA
- a CDS encoding flagellar hook assembly protein FlgD, whose translation MSDLSLASTLASSTTGKTSNGTKITTSSNDLDKNSFVKILAAQLANQDPTNPVDSTAYVSQLAEFTALEQMTNLNETMSYMSATNMVGKFVMTKYVDDNNVPISGTVLYVSRRGSETTVVLEGYEDTEFKVSDIQEVVNGDTLVESQKYVGQTVITNLVDSNNNFLEGKVTQVINGYDGIYAKVQYEKDGELTETTIGIKNIIGVKDPNAPVIDKTETETETETDSNGENS comes from the coding sequence ATGTCAGATTTAAGTTTAGCAAGTACATTAGCATCATCTACTACTGGAAAAACATCTAATGGTACAAAGATAACAACTAGTAGTAACGATTTAGATAAAAATTCTTTTGTAAAAATACTTGCAGCACAATTAGCTAATCAAGATCCTACAAATCCTGTAGATTCAACTGCGTATGTATCTCAATTGGCAGAATTTACAGCACTTGAACAAATGACAAATCTTAATGAAACCATGTCATATATGAGTGCTACTAATATGGTTGGCAAATTCGTTATGACAAAATATGTAGATGATAATAATGTACCTATATCAGGAACAGTACTTTATGTTAGTAGACGAGGTAGTGAAACTACTGTAGTTCTAGAAGGGTATGAAGATACTGAATTTAAAGTTAGCGATATACAGGAAGTAGTAAATGGTGATACTTTAGTTGAATCACAAAAATATGTTGGACAAACAGTAATAACTAATCTTGTAGATTCCAATAATAATTTCTTAGAAGGTAAAGTAACACAAGTTATCAATGGATATGATGGTATCTATGCTAAGGTACAATATGAAAAAGATGGAGAACTCACAGAAACTACCATAGGAATTAAAAATATTATAGGTGTTAAGGATCCGAATGCTCCAGTTATAGATAAAACGGAAACAGAAACAGAAACAGAAACAGATAGTAATGGTGAGAATAGTTAG
- a CDS encoding TIGR02530 family flagellar biosynthesis protein, which yields MTYRIVNGNIVSVKPLDIESSRANVNKDASTTSFSEILNEKLNKDINISKHANVRLTERNITLSDEDMGKLSDAFDKAENKGATDSVILYKDLAFVASIKNRTIITAMPKGEENIFTNIDSVILL from the coding sequence ATGACTTACCGAATTGTAAATGGAAATATTGTTTCAGTAAAGCCATTAGATATAGAGAGCAGTAGAGCTAATGTAAACAAAGATGCTAGTACAACATCTTTTAGCGAGATATTAAATGAAAAGCTAAATAAAGATATAAATATATCAAAACATGCTAATGTAAGACTTACTGAAAGAAATATAACACTATCTGATGAGGATATGGGGAAACTAAGTGATGCTTTTGATAAAGCAGAAAATAAAGGGGCAACAGATTCAGTTATTTTGTATAAGGATTTAGCTTTTGTAGCGTCTATTAAAAATAGAACTATAATTACAGCTATGCCGAAAGGGGAAGAAAATATATTTACAAATATAGATTCGGTGATTTTATTATAG
- a CDS encoding flagellar basal body-associated FliL family protein — translation MAKEEKKGGALKVVVITLSLLLIVSVGFTSYLLLFKKPNEEVSQHALDGVEFYSLGDFKLNLADEGKFVQLTLQMGYRGDDEMPEELEKKKDGPLRDAVITVISSKTVNDFKGDGKAKVKEEIKNAIAPLLEHGEVVDIWLGDIIYT, via the coding sequence ATGGCTAAAGAAGAAAAAAAAGGTGGAGCACTTAAAGTAGTTGTAATAACACTAAGTTTATTATTAATAGTTTCAGTAGGATTTACTTCATACTTGTTATTATTTAAGAAGCCTAATGAAGAAGTAAGTCAGCATGCTTTAGATGGTGTAGAATTTTATTCACTTGGGGACTTTAAGTTAAATCTTGCAGATGAAGGTAAGTTTGTACAGCTGACTTTGCAAATGGGATATAGAGGCGATGATGAAATGCCAGAAGAATTAGAGAAAAAGAAAGATGGGCCTCTTAGAGATGCAGTAATTACTGTAATTTCATCTAAAACAGTTAATGATTTTAAAGGTGACGGAAAAGCTAAGGTTAAGGAAGAAATTAAAAATGCTATAGCTCCGTTACTTGAACATGGTGAAGTGGTAGATATCTGGTTAGGAGATATAATTTATACTTAG
- the fliP gene encoding flagellar type III secretion system pore protein FliP (The bacterial flagellar biogenesis protein FliP forms a type III secretion system (T3SS)-type pore required for flagellar assembly.), with amino-acid sequence MKKKYIILTFIVTFILIASTSLVAHAEPTNLTIPDINISVDGSESPKEYVENIKIFLLLTSLSVLPSLILTMTSFTRISVVFGFLRNALGTQQAPSNQILIGLSLFLTIFVMSPTFTKINNDAIKPYTEETISQEEAIDIGTGYLKKFMLKQTRQKDLKMFMDINGVSEKVENEDLPMTAVIPAFIISELKTAFTIGFLLYLPFLIIDIVVGSILMSMGMMMIPPMMISLPFKLLLFVMVDGWNLIVKSLIMGF; translated from the coding sequence ATGAAAAAGAAATATATAATTCTAACTTTTATAGTTACATTTATTTTAATAGCATCTACATCTTTAGTGGCCCATGCAGAGCCTACCAATCTAACTATACCTGACATAAATATATCTGTTGATGGAAGTGAAAGTCCTAAAGAGTATGTAGAGAATATAAAAATATTTTTGTTATTAACATCACTTTCTGTTTTACCTTCACTTATCTTAACAATGACAAGTTTTACAAGGATATCTGTAGTATTTGGATTTTTAAGAAATGCATTAGGAACACAGCAAGCTCCATCTAATCAGATTTTAATAGGATTATCATTATTTTTAACTATTTTTGTTATGTCACCTACATTTACTAAAATAAATAATGATGCAATTAAGCCATATACAGAGGAGACTATATCACAAGAGGAAGCTATAGATATAGGAACAGGTTATTTAAAAAAATTTATGCTTAAACAAACTAGGCAAAAAGATTTAAAAATGTTTATGGACATAAATGGAGTATCAGAAAAGGTTGAAAATGAAGATTTACCTATGACTGCAGTTATACCTGCTTTTATAATTTCAGAATTAAAAACTGCATTTACCATAGGATTCCTTTTATATCTACCATTTTTGATTATTGATATAGTAGTGGGATCTATTTTAATGTCTATGGGAATGATGATGATTCCACCAATGATGATATCATTACCATTTAAATTATTATTATTTGTTATGGTTGATGGATGGAATCTAATTGTAAAGTCATTAATAATGGGATTTTAG
- a CDS encoding motility protein A: MTKLDIMTPVGIILAIGLIIYGILGGGTISSFIDIPSLAITVGGTFAAIFIAYPLNEVKKIPTFIALSMKEDVISKVDIITMFSDFSKKARREGLLSLEDSMASVEDKFLKKGMQMVIDGVEPDHIKDILELELQKIEDRHRIGTDMFNKLGTFAPGFGMIGTLIGLINMLVKLDDPSTISTGMATALITTLYGSLIANIVFLPIANKLNHKTEVEIETKELMIEGILAVQSGVNPRIIEETLITYLPPKERELLNGNNNGEIDNG; this comes from the coding sequence ATGACTAAACTAGATATAATGACGCCTGTGGGAATAATATTAGCAATAGGACTTATAATCTATGGAATTTTAGGTGGTGGAACAATATCGTCATTTATAGATATACCATCATTAGCAATAACAGTAGGAGGAACTTTTGCAGCGATATTTATTGCATATCCACTAAATGAAGTAAAAAAAATACCTACATTTATTGCATTATCAATGAAAGAAGATGTTATATCTAAAGTGGATATAATAACAATGTTTAGTGACTTTTCTAAAAAAGCAAGAAGAGAAGGTCTATTATCATTAGAAGATTCTATGGCCAGTGTTGAAGATAAGTTCCTTAAAAAAGGAATGCAAATGGTAATAGATGGAGTTGAACCAGATCATATAAAAGATATATTAGAGTTAGAACTACAAAAAATAGAAGATAGACATAGAATAGGTACAGATATGTTCAATAAACTAGGAACTTTTGCTCCAGGTTTTGGTATGATAGGTACTCTTATAGGACTTATTAATATGTTAGTAAAACTTGATGATCCGTCTACAATATCTACAGGTATGGCTACTGCCCTTATCACAACATTATATGGATCATTAATTGCAAATATAGTATTTTTACCAATTGCTAATAAATTGAACCATAAAACAGAAGTAGAGATAGAAACAAAAGAACTTATGATTGAAGGTATTTTAGCAGTTCAATCAGGTGTAAATCCAAGAATTATTGAGGAAACATTAATAACATATCTACCACCAAAAGAAAGAGAATTATTAAATGGAAATAATAATGGAGAAATAGATAATGGCTAG